A portion of the Stigmatella aurantiaca DW4/3-1 genome contains these proteins:
- a CDS encoding aldo/keto reductase, with translation MPLNHYITLGRSGLRVSPLCLGAMTFGEDYGWGSSVEDAQSIMDRYLALGGNFIDTANVYTRGHAEKIIGDHIGRHPAKRDRAVIATKFLGNLFPGDPNGGGAGAKSLIAATHESLRRLQTDYIDLLWMHIWDRNTPIEETMRALDDLVRAGKVRYIGFSDTPAWKTAQAQVTAHFRGWAPLVALQIEYSLLERTVEGEILPMAQELGLGITPWSPLKSGVLSGKYTRENAGKVKANRGSWVDSNLNERTYSIIDVLQRVAREHNVTPAHVALAWVQNRPGVTSTIIGARTLEQLDANLGALDVKLAPAEVAALDEVSKPSLNFPAGLLLNAPTFMHGGITVNGVFGPPSPLTPKPDSPRY, from the coding sequence GGTCCGGCCTGCGTGTCAGTCCCCTGTGCCTCGGCGCCATGACCTTTGGCGAGGACTACGGCTGGGGCTCCAGCGTCGAAGACGCACAGTCCATCATGGACCGCTACCTCGCGCTGGGCGGCAACTTCATCGACACCGCCAATGTCTATACCCGCGGCCACGCGGAGAAGATCATCGGCGACCACATTGGCCGCCACCCCGCCAAGCGCGACCGTGCCGTCATCGCCACCAAGTTCCTCGGCAATCTCTTCCCGGGTGACCCCAATGGAGGGGGCGCCGGCGCCAAGTCGCTCATTGCCGCTACCCATGAGTCCCTGCGCCGCCTGCAGACGGACTACATCGATCTGCTGTGGATGCACATCTGGGACCGCAACACGCCCATCGAGGAGACGATGCGGGCCCTGGATGACCTCGTTCGCGCTGGCAAGGTGCGTTACATTGGCTTCTCCGACACGCCCGCGTGGAAGACCGCCCAAGCCCAGGTCACCGCGCACTTTCGCGGCTGGGCGCCGCTCGTGGCGCTGCAGATTGAATACTCGTTGCTGGAGCGCACCGTGGAGGGCGAAATCCTCCCCATGGCCCAGGAGCTGGGGTTGGGGATCACCCCCTGGTCTCCGCTCAAGAGTGGCGTGCTCAGCGGCAAATACACCCGTGAGAACGCCGGCAAGGTGAAGGCCAACCGCGGCTCGTGGGTGGATTCCAACCTCAACGAGCGCACCTACTCCATCATCGATGTGTTGCAGCGCGTGGCCCGGGAACACAACGTCACGCCGGCGCACGTGGCGCTCGCCTGGGTACAGAACCGTCCCGGTGTCACCTCCACCATCATCGGCGCGCGCACGCTGGAGCAGCTCGATGCCAACTTGGGGGCGCTGGATGTGAAGCTTGCCCCCGCCGAGGTGGCCGCGCTCGACGAGGTCTCCAAGCCTTCGCTCAACTTCCCCGCCGGCCTCTTGCTGAACGCGCCCACCTTCATGCATGGCGGCATCACCGTGAACGGCGTTTTCGGACCCCCGTCGCCCCTGACGCCCAAGCCAGACTCGCCACGGTACTAG
- a CDS encoding DsbA family oxidoreductase, whose product MKTLTIDVHSDIVCPFCFISTRRLKNVLESLPEPIDVTVNHHAFFLRPTTPPEGLDLREYYRKKYGERIKELFAPLEAEARGSGIPLDLSKQTMAYQTTAAHTLIRHAHAKGTQLKLTDALFTAYFIDAKNVANPEVLAEIAAPYGFEAKETLRLVQDPTELAITHKEAEKALAMGVRGVPRFVFNNRFTLSGGQPPEAFRLAIQKATEGAR is encoded by the coding sequence ATGAAAACGCTGACCATCGACGTGCACTCCGACATCGTCTGCCCGTTTTGCTTCATCAGCACGCGGCGGCTCAAGAACGTCCTCGAATCGCTCCCGGAGCCCATCGACGTCACCGTCAATCACCATGCGTTCTTCTTGCGGCCCACGACACCGCCAGAAGGGCTCGATCTGCGTGAGTACTACCGCAAGAAGTACGGAGAGCGGATCAAGGAACTCTTCGCACCGCTCGAAGCAGAGGCCCGGGGCAGCGGAATCCCGCTCGATCTGTCGAAGCAAACCATGGCGTACCAGACCACGGCGGCCCACACGCTCATCCGTCACGCGCACGCGAAGGGCACCCAACTGAAGCTCACCGACGCGCTCTTCACCGCCTACTTCATCGACGCGAAGAACGTGGCCAATCCCGAGGTGCTCGCCGAGATCGCCGCCCCGTACGGGTTCGAAGCCAAGGAGACCCTTCGCCTGGTCCAGGATCCAACCGAGCTCGCCATCACGCACAAGGAGGCCGAAAAGGCCCTGGCGATGGGGGTCCGGGGCGTCCCGCGCTTTGTCTTCAACAACCGGTTCACCCTCTCGGGCGGCCAGCCCCCCGAAGCATTCCGCCTCGCCATCCAGAAGGCGACGGAAGGCGCGCGGTAG